From Segatella copri, the proteins below share one genomic window:
- a CDS encoding family 43 glycosylhydrolase, with protein sequence MKKLIILAGLLVSLQANAQNYAKQWCADNGDGTYTNPIINSDFPAPDIIRVGDTYYYVSTTMFYFPGATILKSHDLVNWEYCANPLQKIAESEPFNLQNGYNQYSKGQWAPSLKYYQGKFYLHFIAFNHEKFADGGDWIAFRKAGHPSRGIGTDADRRMVDDSLQGCRYYRAYSVSRTCGMERWMAYSR encoded by the coding sequence ATGAAGAAACTGATAATTTTAGCAGGTTTATTGGTGTCTTTGCAGGCGAATGCGCAAAATTATGCCAAGCAGTGGTGTGCTGACAATGGTGATGGTACTTATACCAATCCAATCATCAACTCAGACTTTCCTGCCCCTGACATTATCCGCGTGGGGGATACCTATTATTATGTATCTACCACAATGTTCTATTTCCCTGGTGCGACAATCTTGAAGTCGCACGACTTGGTGAACTGGGAATATTGTGCCAATCCTCTCCAAAAAATAGCGGAGTCGGAGCCTTTTAATCTCCAGAATGGATATAATCAGTATTCCAAAGGGCAATGGGCTCCTAGTCTGAAATACTACCAAGGTAAGTTTTACCTTCACTTCATCGCCTTCAACCATGAAAAGTTTGCCGATGGTGGTGACTGGATTGCTTTTCGAAAAGCAGGACATCCATCAAGGGGGATTGGTACAGACGCAGACAGGCGAATGGTGGACGATTCTCTTCAAGGATGCAGGTACTATCGGGCGTATTCCGTATCTCGAACCTGTGGTATGGAAAGATGGATGGCCTATTCTCGGTAA
- a CDS encoding DUF6057 family protein: protein MMKRLMINSKLMIWLGICIVFVCICHSAATYHFYYLEQWNTFYWDADAVCQTLAKPGGVAIVLADFLMQFFCYGAGPVVYGILMTLVAYAQSLWVKEGARYLGCITAVAMLMTLVSNMSCLLAGSVCLVMIMFLVAVVLRCRLWLKVVAVAMIALVVRRNCLVREGSVLNFMAYLPWLMAVVVGVLQLCYVYLQKQLGKYGLMAQCVVVLGAVVVLFVSSYQAQDEYMKKIYYYVRHQQWDEIINRSNSRGAKGNVTFQLCRNMALAEKGELGEKLLMFDQQGMNSIMASDFKTLQMSMLMMDVYYAMGYVNMSQLCAFESQEYMDNKSPYLWQRLVDTNIENGAYAVAEKYIKLLERTLAYRDWAKERRRFLYNDKAVRADKVLGMKRKCIFSDDKLIGNGGFDNDLASIVKACPEHRATLEYLGAMYIVANQRSKFLALMKQYMGTKAMPHIPASFAKAMEVFCKNPE from the coding sequence ATGATGAAACGATTAATGATAAACTCTAAACTGATGATATGGCTTGGCATCTGCATCGTCTTTGTATGCATTTGCCATTCTGCCGCTACTTACCATTTTTATTACTTGGAACAGTGGAATACGTTTTATTGGGATGCCGATGCCGTCTGCCAAACCTTGGCTAAGCCGGGTGGGGTGGCTATTGTATTGGCAGACTTCCTTATGCAGTTCTTCTGTTATGGGGCTGGGCCCGTTGTGTATGGTATCTTGATGACTTTGGTAGCTTATGCCCAAAGCTTATGGGTGAAAGAGGGAGCCAGATACCTAGGTTGCATCACGGCGGTTGCGATGCTGATGACACTTGTTTCCAATATGAGCTGTTTGCTTGCGGGCAGTGTGTGTTTGGTGATGATTATGTTCTTGGTGGCGGTTGTACTTCGTTGCAGACTTTGGTTGAAGGTTGTCGCAGTCGCTATGATAGCTTTGGTGGTAAGAAGAAATTGCTTGGTTCGAGAAGGTTCTGTGCTAAACTTCATGGCTTATCTGCCTTGGCTTATGGCTGTGGTCGTGGGGGTGTTGCAACTTTGTTATGTTTATCTGCAAAAGCAACTCGGCAAGTATGGCTTGATGGCTCAGTGTGTGGTTGTGCTAGGGGCGGTTGTTGTCCTGTTTGTTTCTAGCTATCAAGCTCAGGACGAATATATGAAGAAAATCTATTATTATGTTCGTCACCAGCAATGGGATGAGATTATCAACCGTAGCAATAGCCGTGGTGCCAAGGGCAATGTCACCTTCCAACTCTGTCGCAATATGGCACTCGCCGAGAAGGGAGAACTGGGAGAAAAACTGCTGATGTTTGACCAGCAAGGCATGAACAGTATCATGGCTTCCGATTTTAAGACCTTGCAGATGAGCATGCTTATGATGGATGTCTATTATGCGATGGGCTATGTGAACATGTCGCAGCTTTGTGCCTTTGAGTCTCAGGAGTATATGGATAATAAAAGCCCATATCTTTGGCAACGATTGGTGGATACGAACATCGAGAATGGCGCCTATGCGGTGGCAGAGAAATATATCAAGCTTTTGGAGCGAACCTTGGCTTACCGTGATTGGGCTAAAGAACGACGCAGATTTCTCTATAACGACAAGGCTGTGAGGGCAGACAAGGTGTTGGGAATGAAACGCAAGTGTATCTTCTCCGATGATAAGTTGATTGGCAACGGTGGCTTCGACAACGACTTGGCTTCCATCGTCAAGGCTTGTCCTGAGCATCGTGCCACTTTGGAGTATTTGGGAGCGATGTATATCGTGGCGAACCAACGATCCAAGTTCTTGGCTCTGATGAAGCAATACATGGGAACGAAGGCTATGCCGCACATTCCAGCCTCCTTTGCCAAGGCAATGGAAGTGTTTTGTAAAAATCCAGAATGA
- a CDS encoding TolB family protein — protein sequence MKCRIGRVVMACLGLCLLASCSSRVVVDKQLSESPKIFPDYQNVTIPSQMAPLHFRVEKEPGEVVAAIFSTDDGKSVTVQADDTEVCIGEGDWKNLITSASRIEVQVVVRRGENNCGLKPFSIHVSPDSIDPYIAYRLIEPGYEQWYKMGIYQRCLSDYSQSPILENTVTGNNCMNCHNFCNQNAKQMMLHLRAGKLGGTYVMQGDGLAKKLSIDVDSIKSLVYPAWHPSGKLIAFSTNDTHQGFHSSDRNRIEVYDQKSDVVVYDLASNHIFTSPLLSSQRSFETYPCFSPDGKRLYFCTADSVEMPRRYKDVKYSVCSIAFDAAHHAFGTEVDTLFSAHTTGKSAVMPRISPDGKWLVVTVADYGCFPIWHHEADLCIINLQTKECQPLSAANSRDTESYHSWSSNGRWLVFGSRRVNGLYTMPYICHIDKNGKASKPFLLPQKSPDFYDKCLKSFNIPEFVKDKVELKDIEKK from the coding sequence GTGAAATGCAGAATCGGTAGGGTAGTGATGGCTTGCCTCGGATTATGTTTGTTGGCAAGTTGTTCTTCACGAGTGGTTGTTGATAAGCAACTCTCCGAGTCGCCTAAGATATTTCCGGATTATCAGAATGTAACGATTCCTAGTCAGATGGCTCCGCTCCATTTCCGAGTGGAAAAAGAGCCAGGCGAGGTTGTCGCTGCCATTTTTTCCACAGACGATGGAAAGAGCGTAACGGTTCAGGCGGATGATACAGAAGTCTGTATCGGCGAGGGTGATTGGAAAAATCTCATAACTTCCGCTTCTCGCATCGAAGTACAGGTAGTTGTGAGAAGAGGTGAGAATAATTGTGGTCTCAAGCCTTTCTCAATCCACGTCTCGCCTGATAGCATTGACCCCTATATTGCTTATCGCCTAATCGAACCAGGCTATGAGCAATGGTACAAGATGGGCATCTATCAACGTTGTCTTTCCGATTATTCGCAGTCGCCTATCTTGGAGAATACGGTGACGGGGAATAATTGCATGAACTGTCACAACTTCTGCAATCAGAATGCCAAACAGATGATGCTGCATCTGCGTGCGGGAAAGTTGGGAGGCACATACGTGATGCAAGGAGATGGGTTGGCTAAGAAGTTGAGCATCGATGTGGATAGTATCAAGTCGTTGGTTTATCCAGCTTGGCATCCTTCAGGCAAGTTGATCGCTTTCTCAACCAATGATACCCATCAGGGTTTTCACTCATCAGACAGAAATCGCATTGAGGTCTATGACCAGAAGTCGGATGTCGTGGTTTATGACTTGGCATCCAACCATATCTTTACTTCTCCTTTATTGAGCTCGCAACGAAGTTTTGAAACTTATCCTTGTTTCTCACCAGATGGCAAGCGTCTCTATTTCTGTACCGCAGATAGTGTGGAGATGCCTCGTCGTTATAAGGACGTGAAATATAGCGTTTGTTCCATAGCCTTTGATGCTGCCCATCATGCTTTTGGCACCGAGGTAGATACGCTTTTTTCAGCTCATACGACAGGTAAAAGTGCCGTAATGCCTCGCATTTCGCCAGATGGCAAATGGTTGGTGGTTACGGTAGCCGATTATGGTTGTTTCCCTATTTGGCATCATGAGGCAGATCTTTGTATCATCAATCTCCAAACCAAGGAATGTCAACCTTTGTCGGCTGCCAATAGCCGAGATACCGAGAGTTATCACTCATGGAGTAGCAATGGTAGATGGCTCGTCTTTGGCTCGCGCCGAGTAAATGGGCTTTATACGATGCCTTATATTTGTCATATCGACAAGAACGGCAAGGCTTCCAAGCCATTCCTTCTGCCACAGAAATCTCCTGATTTCTACGACAAGTGCTTGAAATCATTCAATATTCCCGAGTTCGTGAAGGATAAAGTGGAGTTGAAAGACATAGAGAAAAAATAA